The Opitutales bacterium ASA1 genome window below encodes:
- the corA_2 gene encoding magnesium/cobalt transporter CorA: MIRSFIFSEGRLAGRDLELEALRLVRADKGLLLWIDLENPTEEETRFVLESVFAFHPLAIEDCLVPSSLPKIEDYEDYLFLVTHAVDFTRSDKFNTTELDLFLGKDFLVTFHRAPLRSIETLADRIARSTGVVARGPDRLAHSVIDHLIDLYKPVIDELRTEIEEIEARILGEKSPTLINDLLDIRGEVAHLRQIIRPQRDLINRLAHGETRLIRAVMLPYFRDLRDNLLRYEQTTASFADQILVSFDLYLNKSASEANEGIKVLTALTAITLPPIVIGTWYGMNFPIPEAASPWGYPIAGGITLCATAAMYFWCRRRGWI, translated from the coding sequence ATGATCCGCTCGTTCATCTTCAGCGAAGGGCGCCTCGCCGGCCGCGATCTCGAACTCGAGGCGCTGCGCCTCGTGCGTGCCGACAAAGGGCTCCTGCTCTGGATCGATCTCGAAAACCCCACCGAGGAGGAGACGCGTTTCGTGCTCGAGTCGGTCTTCGCCTTTCACCCGCTCGCGATCGAAGACTGCCTCGTCCCCAGCAGCCTCCCGAAGATCGAGGACTACGAGGACTATCTCTTCCTCGTGACTCATGCGGTCGATTTCACCCGTTCGGACAAGTTCAACACCACCGAGCTCGATCTCTTCCTCGGCAAAGACTTTCTCGTCACCTTCCACCGAGCGCCGTTGCGTTCGATCGAAACGCTGGCCGATCGCATCGCACGCTCCACCGGAGTCGTCGCGCGTGGCCCGGACCGGCTCGCGCATTCGGTCATCGATCACCTCATCGACCTCTACAAGCCGGTGATCGACGAACTGCGCACCGAGATCGAAGAGATCGAAGCGCGGATCCTCGGCGAAAAGTCCCCTACGCTGATCAACGACCTGCTCGACATCCGCGGCGAGGTTGCCCACCTGCGCCAGATCATCCGGCCGCAGCGCGACTTGATCAACCGCCTCGCACACGGCGAGACGCGACTGATCCGCGCCGTCATGCTTCCGTACTTCCGAGACCTGCGCGACAACCTCCTGCGCTACGAGCAGACGACCGCCTCCTTCGCCGACCAGATCCTCGTTTCGTTCGACCTCTACCTCAACAAGTCGGCCAGCGAAGCCAACGAGGGCATCAAAGTCCTCACGGCGCTCACGGCCATCACGCTGCCGCCGATCGTCATCGGGACCTGGTACGGCATGAACTTCCCCATCCCGGAGGCCGCGTCGCCGTGGGGTTACCCGATCGCGGGCGGCATAACCCTTTGCGCCACCGCGGCCATGTACTTCTGGTGCCGCCGCCGCGGCTGGATCTGA
- the corA_1 gene encoding magnesium/cobalt transporter CorA — translation MIRTIVYRDSKLVGEAPAEELAELRAEPGVMLWVDLAQPTDEEARAVLNDVFGVHPLTIEDCLLDTPLPKLEAYDDYLYLVMHSVDFSPTEKFTTIEIDFILGTNFLVTLHGKPSRPIDVARERARRSPATLVRGPDRLAHNVLDLLVDYYRPALAALRTEVEELEEAVLARGRGRLDARIIELRGDLTSLRQIIRPQRELTAELAQGRTKFFRPKLLPYLRDLNDELVRIEEMVVSWSEQMILVFRVYLNRSSHEANEGIRVLTALTAVTLPLLVIGGWFGMNFNRMPMLQSRAAYWIVLAATVSMSAGLFFLLRRRRWF, via the coding sequence ATGATCCGCACGATCGTCTATCGCGATTCGAAACTCGTCGGCGAAGCGCCCGCGGAAGAGCTCGCGGAGTTGCGTGCCGAACCCGGGGTGATGCTTTGGGTCGACCTCGCGCAGCCGACCGACGAGGAAGCGCGAGCCGTCCTCAACGACGTCTTCGGCGTGCACCCGCTCACGATCGAGGACTGCCTGCTCGACACGCCGCTGCCCAAACTCGAGGCCTACGACGATTATCTCTATCTCGTCATGCACTCGGTCGACTTCTCGCCTACCGAGAAGTTCACCACGATCGAGATCGATTTCATTCTCGGCACCAACTTCCTCGTCACGCTCCACGGCAAACCGAGCCGCCCGATCGACGTCGCTCGCGAACGCGCTCGTCGCAGTCCCGCCACGCTCGTGCGCGGCCCGGACCGCCTCGCCCACAACGTGCTCGACCTGCTCGTCGACTACTACCGACCGGCGCTCGCCGCCCTTCGCACCGAGGTCGAAGAGTTGGAAGAGGCCGTCCTCGCCCGGGGCCGCGGTCGGCTCGATGCCCGCATCATCGAGCTGCGCGGCGATCTCACCAGTTTACGCCAAATCATCCGGCCACAGCGCGAACTCACCGCCGAACTCGCGCAGGGTCGCACCAAGTTCTTCCGCCCGAAACTGCTCCCGTATTTGCGCGACCTCAACGACGAGCTCGTCCGTATCGAAGAGATGGTCGTTTCTTGGTCCGAACAGATGATCCTCGTCTTCCGCGTCTACCTCAACCGCTCCAGTCACGAGGCCAACGAAGGCATCCGTGTGCTCACCGCGCTCACGGCCGTCACGCTTCCTCTGCTCGTCATCGGCGGCTGGTTCGGCATGAACTTCAACCGCATGCCCATGTTGCAGTCGCGTGCGGCCTACTGGATCGTGCTGGCTGCGACCGTGAGCATGTCGGCAGGGCTGTTCTTTCTTCTGCGCCGTAGACGTTGGTTTTGA
- a CDS encoding PTS sugar transporter subunit IIA translates to MPSPISQLLDPSRVVLDIQSAKRTSAINEVARRLDGLPELTNFPAFYAELLARERLDTTCIGFEVALPHARTDHATTVLMAAGRRKEGIHFENCNQTVRLVFVLATPKQRAGDYLQVVGSLCRLLKDGSVRERLMRADTPEAFVQVFLEAESAKASPGPR, encoded by the coding sequence ATGCCTTCGCCGATCAGTCAACTGCTCGATCCGTCCCGTGTCGTGCTCGACATCCAGTCGGCGAAGCGCACGTCGGCGATCAACGAGGTCGCGCGTCGGCTCGATGGCCTGCCGGAGTTGACCAACTTCCCCGCCTTCTACGCCGAGCTGCTCGCTCGCGAACGACTCGACACCACGTGCATCGGCTTCGAGGTCGCGCTCCCGCATGCACGCACCGATCACGCCACAACCGTCCTGATGGCCGCGGGGCGGCGGAAGGAAGGAATCCATTTCGAGAACTGCAACCAGACCGTGCGCCTAGTCTTCGTGCTCGCGACGCCCAAACAACGCGCGGGCGACTACCTTCAGGTCGTCGGATCGTTGTGTCGCCTGCTCAAGGACGGCTCGGTGCGCGAGCGCTTGATGCGCGCGGACACGCCCGAGGCGTTCGTGCAGGTGTTTCTCGAGGCCGAGTCTGCGAAGGCTTCGCCGGGCCCGCGCTGA